The window GGCAGGTTCTCGGCCACGAGGGGGCCGAATCGGCGGCCCCGCCAGACGGCGGCGGCCACCCCGGCCAGCAGCAGCAGAACGATCACCGGAGAGACCCAGTCGGGGGTCAGCTCGCCCAGCGAGGGGGCCACGTCGCCGGCATCGGCGTCGGCGGCCGAGGGCATGTACCAGATGAGCGTGGACCGCCCGCCGAGAAGATTGACGCCGAGAGCGGCATTGCCGTTCGCGGTGAGGGTGGAGTTCGTGAACAGCTCGGTCGCGTCGATAAGAGTGACGGTGCGCCCGGCGCGCGTGCGCTGCAGCAGGGCGGCATCCTGGTCGACGGTGTAGCAGGCGGTGACGTCGCCGTCGGCGGGCGGAGCGAACAGTGTGCCGGGCAAGATGGCGCCCGACCGCTGCGCGGCCGGCAGAGCGCAGGCGGGAGCCACCGGGCCGTCGGTGCCGTACCCCGACAGCTCGGCGTCGAACAGCACGCGCGCGGCGCGCGCCTGCGGCTGCGCGATGACCACATCGAGGGCGCTGTCGGCGATCTTCTCGAAGGTGGCATCGGACAGCAGCGGACTGTCGGGCAGCACCAGGGTCGCCTCGGCCGGGGTGCGGTCGGTGCCGCCGGCCGACTGCAGCGCCGCTTCGAGCGCGTGCCGGTCGCGCACGACGCGCACGTCGACGCCGCGGTCGGCGAGGATGTGCGCGAGTGCGCGGCCGCCGTCGGTGCCGGTGGATTCGGGGTCGAGCAGATCGCGGCGCGTCCACTGCCCCATGCCCGCCAGGATCGTCGCGATGATGCCGACCACCACCAGCGTGGCGCCGATGGCGACCCACCCGCCCACGCGCCGACGGCGCGCGGTGGTTGCCGGCGCGCTCACCGGGCGGGCTCCGACGCGAGCTGGCGGTCGCGCACGGCGTCATCGGCACGCGCGACCCGCCCGTAGCCGTCGGCCGTGCCCGCGCGGCGCAGATACCGCACGTCGTCGAACACGCCGGCTGCGGCATCCAGCACCGCCTGCTCAGAGCGGAAGACCTCGCCCGCGCGCCGCGCGAAGGCGTGCACGGTGGCGCCCGGCACGAGCTCGATGACGCGCCGCTCGACGAGTCCGCGGGCCAGGGCGCGGAAGCGCAGGACTATCGCCTCGTCGTAGTCGCCGGCCCCGGCAGCGGATGCCGCGGCGCGGCGCAGCTGCGCGGCCGTACGGGTCTCGGCGTCGCCGAAAAGGTCGAGCGCCTCGGGCGTGGCCCGTCGGGAAAGTCGTGAGCGACCGGAGAAGATCACGGCCACCACGATGAGCGCGAGCAACACGACGGCCACGCCCACTCCGAGCCAGAGCCCGACCGCGTCGTTGACGCCGGAGTTGAAGAGCCGGTCGAAGAACTCCTGCACCGACCGGGCGATGCGGTCGATCGGCGTCGGATGCGCGGCCGCGTACGCCGGATCGCTGAGCTCGTGCTCGGCCCACTGGCGCGCCTGGTCGCCGTCGGGGGTCAGCGGCGGCACGTCGTCGGCGAAGGGCAGCCGGATCATTCGCCGGGGTCCGCGGTCCGACCGGGCGGCGCCCACTGGGTGGGGGCGGGATGCGGGGGCTCGGGCGCCGGCGGTGGCGCGTACTGGCCGTAGCGCGGCTGCGGCCGCTCGGGCGCGGGCGGCTGCGGCGCCGAGGGCTGCGTGCCGGGCGAGGGCTGCGTGTCGGGCGGCTGAGTGGATGAGGGCTGCCCATACGGCGGCTGGCCGTAGGGCGGCTGTCCAGAGGGCGGGTATGGCTGTCCATAGGGCGGCTGCTGCCCGTACGGCGGCTGCCCGTACGGCTGCTGGCCGTACGTCGGCTGCGCGTACGGAGGCTGCCCAGACGGCTGCGACGGGTACGACGGGTACCCGAGGGGAGAGCGCACGAGCTCGCGCCCGATGTGCTGGGTGTAGGGGTCGGGCAGCTCGCTCGCCCCGGCATCGCGCCGCTCGACGTAGGCGAGCAGGTCGAGGTCGAGGCCTTCTTTGCGCATGCGCGCGTCGATGTACAGCAGCGAAGAAGCGGTGGCCTGCACCACCGCGGCGACCGATCCGATCAGCAGCGAGACGATCTCGGGCAGCGCGAGCGAGACCACCAGGCTGACGATCATCTGCGTGTCGGGGTCTCCGGTGGGCGCGATCACCGACCCGATGAAACCGCCGAGCAGAGTGAAGGGCAGCGTGACCACCTGGGCGGCCACGCCGAAGATCACCTGGATGAGCACCACGACGCCCAGCATGGGCCAGAACCGCCGACGGCTGAGCCGCCACGAACGTGCAATGGCCTGCCGGATGGTGGCGTGCTCGAGCACGATGGCCGGCGAGGCCACGAGAAGCTTCGTCGACAGCCAGAGCACGAGCGGAATCGCCCCGATCACCGCGAGGATCGTGAGGATGATGCCGGCGACGGGGGCCAGAGTGCTGACGCCGATGACGACACCGGCGACGATGCCCACCCCCAGCAGCATCGCGAGCGTGATCAGCAGCGTGTAGCCGATCAGGCGCCAGGCCACCGGCTTGACCTGCCGCCACAGTTCGCCCAGCGTGGCGCGCTCGGCGACCGCGCCACGCGCGACATCGGTGACCACCACCGCCTGCACGATGGTCTGCAGCGCTGCCGCGACCAGGCCGAGCACGAACGAGACGATGATGCCGATCGCGACCGTTCCGGCCAGCAGCGTGTCGTAGTCGGGCGAAGTGGTGGGCACGTTCTGCAGGCGCGCATACGCCCAGAAGGCGGTCGCGGCCACCGCCGCGATGACCAGCAGCGTGGCCAGCGCCTGCACGACGAGGGCGAAGCCCAGCAGCACGCGCGGATTGCGCCGCAGCGCACTGAATGAGCGGCCCAGAACCGTGCCGAAGCTCAGCGGCTCCAACGGGATGATGCCGGGCCGCGACGCGGGCGTCCAAGTCGGATACGCGGTCACCAAGCCTCCTCGCGCGCAGGTGTTCCGAAGTTCCATCGTGTCACACCGCCGCGCGGCGACGGGCGCACACGGGCTCAGGCTCGGCTACGCTGTCACAAAGGCGGACGGGGACTGCGCCGCCGGTACGCACGCCCGGCCGCGCCGGATGAAGGACGAAACACGTTCACATGACTTCACGGATCCTGGTTGTCGACGACGACACCGCCCTGGCGGAGATGATCGGCATCGTGTTGCGCACGGAGGGGTTCGAGACGGCCTTCTGCGCCGACGGTTCCGCTGCCGTCAGCGCCTGGCGCAGCGAGCGACCCGATCTGATCCTGCTCGATCTCATGCTGCCCGGCGTGGACGGCATCGAGATCTGCACCCGCATCCGCGCGGAGTCGGGTGTGCCGATCATCATGCTCACGGCGCGCGCCGACACCGCCGATGTCGTGCGTGGGCTCGAGTCGGGGGCCGACGACTACATCGTCAAGCCGTTCAACCCGAAAGAACTCGTGGCACGCATTCGCACCCGTCTGCGTCCCGGCGCCCCGTCGCCGGGTGAGGTGCTGCGCATCGGCGATCTGGAGGTGGATGTCGCTGCCCACGAGGTGCGTCGCGGAGAGAGCTCCATCGCCCTGACGCCGCTCGAGTTCGAGCTGCTGGTCGCGCTGGCCTCGAAGCCGCAGCAGGTCTTCTCGCGCGAGATGCTGCTGGAGCAGGTGTGGGGCTATCACTACAAGGCCGACACCCGCCTGGTGAACGTGCACGTGCAGCGCCTGCGCGCGAAGGTCGAGCTCGACCCCGACAACCCCAAGATCGTCACCACCGTGCGCGGAGTCGGCTACCGCGCCGGCGCCATCGTGTGAGGCCGACGTGCCCACCGCAACGGTGACCACGTCTGCACCTCCCGTCACCTGGCGGGACTGGGCATGGTGGCGGGCCCGGGCCGAAGACCTGGCCACGCTGTGGCGGCGCTCGCTACGGTTCCGCACGGTCGTGATCACCCTGGTGCTGACGGCGCTGACGATCATCATCGCCTGTGTGTGGATGGCACTGGCGATTCAGAACGACCTCTTCGAGTCGCGCAAGACGCAGGCTCTGACCGATGCCCGTCGCGCCGTCGACAGTGCGCAGTCGACGCTGGACAACGCCGTGGTGCAAGACGACCCGGTGCAGGTGCAGAACCTTCTCACCAGCATCCAGGGTCCGCTTTCGCAACAGTCGGCCACCGATATGACCCTTGCGGTGCGCATCGATGCGACGCCGTCGCAGCTGGCCCCGCCCGGCTTTCGCTCGGGCGGCCTCGAAGAGAACATGATCTCGCCCGAACTGCGCAAGCATGTGCGCGACCAGGGCGGCGATGAGAAGCAGTGGGCACAGTCGATAGCGCTGCCGGCGGGCGACGGATCGGCGCGCCCCGGAATCGTCGTCGGCCAGCAGATCGTCGTGCCCGACATCGGACCGTACGAGCTGTACCTGGCCTACGATCTCGACGACGCCGCCACCACCCTCAGCTTCGTGCAGGCCACCCTGTGGATCGTCGGGTCGGCGCTGGTGGTGCTCATCGGCGCCATCGCCTGGTTCACGCTGCGGGCGGTGACCACCCCGATCCGCGAGGCCGCCGACACGAGCGCGCAGCTGGCCGCAGGCGACCTGGGCGTGCGACTGACCGTACGAGGCGAAGACGAGCTGGCGACGCTGGGGCGGTCGTTCAACGCCATGGCCGACAGCATCGAATCGCAGATCAACCAGCTCGCCGAGCTCTCGCTCGTGCAGCAGCGCTTCGTCTCCGACGTCTCGCACGAACTGCGCACGCCGCTGACGACCATTCGGCTGGCCACCGACATGCTCAACGACCGTCGCGACGAGTTCGACCCGACCACCGCGCGCGCCGCCGAGTTGCTGCACGCGCAAGTGCAGCGGTTCGAACTGCTGCTGACCGATCTGCTCGAGATCAGCCGCTACGACGCCGGCTCGGTGCAGCTCGAACTCGAGCCCACGAGCCTGGCCCGTCTCGCCGACGACGTCATCGCTTCGATGCAGCAGCTGGCAGAACAGCACGGCAGCGACGTGCGTCTTGTCGCACCGGGTGGATACTCCCCGGTCGAGATGGATCCGCGGCGCATCCGCCGTATCGTGCGAAACCTGTTGGGAAACGCCATCGAGCACGGCGAAGGCAAGCCGATCGTCGTGACCGTCGACAGCAATCAGCAGGCGGTCGCACTGGGCGTGCGTGATTTCGGAATGGGCATGACCGAAGCCGATGCCGAGCGGGTCTTCGACCGGTTCTGGCGCGCCGATCCCTCGCGCAAACGCACGATCGGGGGCACCGGTCTGGGGCTGTCGATAGCGCTGGGCGATGCCACGCTGCACCGCGGCACGCTCACGGTGTGGTCGCGACCGGGGCACGGGTCGAACTTCGTGCTCACACTGCCGCGAGGACCGGTGCCGGTCGAACCCGGCTCGCCGATCCCCACCGATCCCGGCGACGACGCGTCGTCGCTGGATGATCTGGGGCTGACCCAGCCGATCGCGCTGCACGACATCTCGAACGGGGGCCGGGAATGAGACGACGGATGCTGCGCACAGCGCTGGTGGCGGTGGTCGCGGCCTGCGCCCTCGCGCTGTCGGCGTGCGCGGGGCTGCCCACCTCGGGACCGGTGTTCGCGGGTCTGCCCCCGGGCGCTGTCTCGCCCCCCGACTTCTCGTACGTTCCGGTCAAACCGCAAGACGGCGCCTCACCCGAGCAGATCGTGCAGGGGTTCATCGACGCCGGCATCGGCCCCGAGGGCAACTGGGCGATCGCCCAGCTGTACCTGGCACCCGACTATCGCGACCAGTGGAAGCCGCGTGAAATCACCACGATCGATGACCGCACCGCTCGCAGCTATGTGAAATCGGGCGACGGAAAGGTCGTGCTCACCGTCACCCAGCAGGCCACGGTCGACGCCGACGGTGTGTACAAGACGTCGGAGGGCGGGCAGACACCGCTGGCGTTCCAGCTCGAGAAGGTCGACGACCAGTGGCGCATCTCCCAGGCGCCCGACGGCATCGTGCTGGGCACCGACCAATTCACGAGCGTGTTCCATCAGTACCCCCTGATGTACTTCGACCCGAGTTGGCAGTACCTCGTGCCCGACATGCGGTGGTTCCCCGCGAGCAACGCCGCCACGCGCATCGCGACAGCGCTCGTGAACGGAAAACCCAGCTCGTGGCTCGCCGGCAGCGTCAAGTCGGCGTTCCCCGACGACGTGTCGATCGACCCGCCGGCGGTGCCGGTCACCGGCTCGATCGCCGAGGTGAGCCTGACCCGTCCGGTGTTGTCGTTGAAATCGCAGACGCTCGACCGCATGCAGACGCAGTTGGTGCGCAGCATGGCGGCCGCGGGGCTGAGCGGGGTGACGATGGAGTACAACGGCAGCGCGCTGAGCGCGCAGGAGGTGGCCACGCGCTCGTCGCGCATCGACTCGCGGGCGCTGGTGCAGACCGACAAGGGATTCGGCTTCGTCGCCGGGGCCGATGAGGTGGAAGCGGTCGCCGGCATCACCGAGTCGATGACGAAGATCCGCCCGGCCTCGATCGAACTGGCAGCCGACTATTCGGCCGCCGCGGTGCGCACGGAATCGGGCGCTGTGGCGCGGGTCCCGGCATCCGGTGACCTGCTGTCGCTCGATGAGCGGCAGGGGCTGATCAATCCGGTGATCGACCGGGCCGGCTTCATCTGGAGCGTGCCCGAGAGCGACCCCGGCGGGCTGGTCGCGTTCGACCCCGCAGGCAAGCGCGCCGAGGTCAACGGCGCCTGGACCAACGCGTCACGGGTGGGCGCGATGGCGATCTCGCGCGACGGAACGCGTCTGGCGGCGCTGGTGACCGTGGGCGGGCAGCCGACCATCGAGGTCTCGGGCGTCGTCCGCGACGACGACGGGGTTCCCACCTCGCTGGGCGACTCGGTGACGCTGGCGAAACTGCCCGGACGAGGCATCGCACTCACCTGGATCGATGACAGCACCCTCGGCGTGCTGGCGCAGTCGGGCAGCGGCAGGGTCGTGGTACAGCAGATCGTCGGCGGGCCGGCGAGCTCGATCTCGGCACCCGACGATGTCGTCGCCATCGCCGGGACCACCGCGACCACGGTGCGTCTGCTCGGCGCCGACGGCACCCTGTACTCAGAGCGCGGCTCGAACTGGGAGAAGGCGGGAACGGGTGTGCGGGTGCTCGCTCAGGCGCAGGGGATTCCGCCCTCGACGCAAGGCTGACGGCGTTTCCTCCCCAAGGAAGGGTTATCCACAGATGCCCGCAGCGGGCGGCGTCGCCGGGGAGAGACCGGCGACGATCGGAGCGTGGAAGAGATCGGGATGCTGCTGCGCACCGCCGGCGCACAGGCGCTGGCGCTCGCGTTCCCGGTCGAATGCGCGGGCTGCGGCGCCCTTGATGTCGCACTGTGCGACACGTGCCGAGGGATGCTGCAGCCGCACGTCACCGCGCGACCGCTCGCCCACGGCCTGACCGTGCACAGCGGGCTGCCGTTCGAGCAGGTGCCCGCACGGGTGCTGCGTGCGCTCAAGGAGAACGGACGCACGCACCTGGCCCGCTCGCTCGGGCCGGTGCTGGCGGCGGCGGTGGCGGGTGCGGTCGCGGCGCGCGAGTCGGGGGAGAGCGCACCCGGGGCGCGTGGTGCGGGGGCACGCACGCCGCTTGTGGCGCCGGTGCCCAGCTCGCCTGCCGCGATGCGGCGCCGTGGCTATCGGCCTGGCGAGCTGCTGGCCCGGCGTGCCGGGCTGCGACCGGTGCGGGTGCTCAAGGTCGTGCGCGCCACCGACGACCAGCGCGGTCTCTCGCGCAGCGAGCGCGCGAGCAATGTGACCGGCAGCATGCGCGCGACGCGCAGCCTCGACGGCGTCGGTGTGCTCCTGGTCGACGATGTCGTGACCACCGGTGCCACCTTGATCGAGGCGGCCCGTGCTGTGCGTGCGGCCGGCGGTGTGGTGCAGGGTGCCGCAACGGTCGCGGCCACGCCGCGCCGACTGCCGCTGATCTCGCGCTGAGCGGGCCCACAGCACCGACATTCGTTTCTCACGTCGATGGGGACGTGACACGCGGCACCGGGCGGACTACGGTGGGGGCAACAAGGCGACGAGGTCCGCCCTTGGCCGGGGGGACCGGAACCAGGAGGTCAGGGATGGAAACCAGCATCGTCGGCGTAGGAGTGAGCGTCTCCGATCGGTTCCGCGGAGTGGTCGAGGAAAAGTCCACCCGCATTGAGAACCTCGCACCTCGCGCCCAGCAGATGGACGTCAAGGTCACCCACCGCGCCTATCACAACGGGCGTATGGAGGATTCGACCGTCGAGCTCACGCTCAGCGGCAAGGGCTTGCCCGTGGTGCGGGCCGAGGCCGTGGACGGCGACAAGTTCACGGCGCTCGACATCGCCGTGGACAAGCTCGCCGAGCAAGTGCGTCGCGCGAAAGAGAAGCGGGTCGATGCCCGCCGACGCCCGCGCGGTGCGGTGCTCGACAAGGGCACGGGTTCGCTGAGCGGCGTTGATCTGCAACCGGCGTCGGTCGACGTGCTGCGCGCGGTCGCCACGGGGGAGATCCCGATTCTCACGGGTGCCGAAGATGAAGAGGACTACACCCCGGTGGTCATCCGCACCAAGCGGTTCGAGCCGGAGTGGATGACCGTCGAAGACGCCGTCGACCGCATGGAGCTGGTCGGGCACGACTTCTTCCTGTTCATCGATGCACGCACCGACCACCCGAGCGTGGTCTACCGGCGCAAGGGCTGGGACTACGGCGTGATCTCGCTGACGACGCAGGCGCCGCCTTCGGCAGAGCTGGCTTCGTAGACACGCAGACGCGCGGGCGGCCCGGAGGGGGGTGCGGCCGCCCGCGCGAGCCTGTGATCTACGCGGCGTTGCGGATCAGGATGCGCCAGCGGTCGGGACCCTGGTCGAGGTAGCTCGTGGAGTAACGGTCGTCGTACCGCGCCTCGAGCTGGGCCAGCAGGGGGAGCGGGTTGTGATTGGCCGAGATGATGAGGCCGGCTCCGGGAGTCAGCGCCTCGACGGCGCCGAAGATGGCCTGATGGCGAATCGCGTGCGGAATCGTCTGCACGTCGAACTCGGGCAGATCTTCGTTCACCTCACCGCACGTGCACTCCGCGGCGTGGTCGTGGGCGGCGGCCTCTTCGGGCGACCGGTGGATCTCGATGTTCGACATGGCGACTCCCGTCTCGTGTTCGCGATGGCATTCGCGAAGTCCGCCGCAAGTTTATTACAATAGATTCCGTGGAAATTCGTGCGCGCGCAAACGATCGGTCGCCGGCCGGAGCGACGATGCGTCCGGCACGCCCCGAGGGCCCAGGACAGCGGCGGCTTTCGGCCAACGGACGCCGGCACTCGACCACCCGCGAGATGGTCCTGCGCATGATCGAGGCGCAGAGCGCCCCGGTCTCGACAGCGGCGCTGTCGACCGCGACCGGTCTGCACGAGAACACGGTGCGCGGGCATCTCGAACAGCTCTTCATCGACGGGTACATCGGCCGTCAGCGCGAGCCGGCATCGGGCCGCGGACGCCCGGCGTGGCTCTGGGTCGCCGCGCGCCCCGACCCCGAGAATCCCTACGCGGCACTGGCCGGAGTTCTCGCCGACACCCTCGCGCACACGGCAGAAGATCCCATCGCCCAGGCGCGGGAGGCCGGTCGACGCTGGGGGAGCGAGATCGCCGCCCGACGGGCGCCGCTGTCTGCGGCCGGCGCCGATGCGTCAGCCGGGGGCACCGACGCCGCCGCCGGGGGCACCGACGCCGCCGCCGGGGCACCGCTGCCGAGGTAGCCGAGGCTGCGGCATCCACCCCTCGCGACCTGGTGATCGACGTGATGCGCGAGCAGGGTTTCGCGCCCGATGGCGCGGGTGACGAGGTGGTGCTGCGGCGCTGTCCGCTGATCGAGGCGGCCTCGAAGCATCCCACCATCGTCTGCGCCGTGCACCAGGGCATGATCGACGGCGTCTTGGCCGCAGCCGGCGAGCAGATGGACACGCGGCTGATCCCGTTCAGCGCACCCGGCCAGTGCACTCTGCAGCTGCGGGCCGCGCAGTGACCGCGCGGCGGCGTCGCGGACCCTCCTGGCGCCTGATCTGGATTCTGCCCGCCGGGCTGTCGCTTCTGGCAGGCCTTGACGCCGCGTTGCTGCTGCTGGGCGTGCCCGCGCCGGTGAGCACCTCGCGCCTTCCCGACACGCACGGGATGCTGATGGTGCTCGGGTTCGTCGGCACCCTGATCGCGCTCGAGCGCGCGACCGCGCTGGCACGCTGGTACGGGTTCATCGCCCCCGCGCTGCTGGGCCTGGGCGGCATCGCGCTGCTGGCCGACCCGATTCCGCTGTTCGTCGCGAAGGTACTGCTGGTTGCCGGCACCGCGGCGTTCACGCTCATCTACATTCCGCTGTGGCGGCGCCAGTTCGACGCCCCCCTGCTCGTGCAGCTGCTGGGCGCCGGCCTGGGCTGCGCGGGAGCTGTCATCTGGCTGACGCAAGACACCATGGACCACGTGCTGCCGTGGCTGATCGGCTTCGTCGTGCTCACCATCGCCGCCGAGCGGGTCGAACTCGCCCGCATCACGATGGGCCCGAACGCCGGCAACCGCCTGCTCGTGCACGCCTGGACGATCACCATCGCCCTGGCCGTGGGCGTCGTCTTCCCCGATCTGGGGGCTATCCTGCTCGGTCTCGCGCTGCTGGCGATGGTGGCCTGGCTGATCGTGCACGACATCGCGCGACGCACCATCCGTGCGAAGGGCGCCGCGCGCTACATGGCCGCGTGCATCCTGTCGGGCTATGTGTGGCTGGCGATCGCCGGAATCGCGCTGCTGTTCGGCTACCCCGATTCGCAGCCGGCCTACGACGCCATCGTGCACGCCGTGTTCCTCGGCTACACGATCTCGATGATCATGGCGCACGCCACCACGATCCTGCCCGCCGTGCTGCACATCGACCTGCCCTACCGTGCCGCCTTCTGGGTACCCGCTGCGATCCTGCAGCTGAGTCTGATCGTGCGCCTGTGGGTCGGCGACGGCCTCGCACAGCCGGCCGGATGGCAGATCGGCGGCGTGCTGGGCGTGATCGCCCTGCTGCTTTTCGTTGTCACGGCCGTCACGAGTGCGATCATCGGCCCGCCCACGAAGAAGAAGAAGGATGCCGCGACCGCGCGGGCCGCGGCATCCCCTCGAATCTCCCCCCGCGTGCCGACGACGCCGCGCCCCGCCCCCGGAAAACCCGAAGGACAGGCATGAGCGCCCCGAAGCTGCCCGCCGGCCCGAAACGCCCCGACGACAAGGCACCCAACCGCGGATTCTGGGCGCTGCGCGACATCCCCACACTTGTCTGGCTGCTGCTGGTGGTCGCCGCCGTGTTGGCGCACCAGGCGCTGCCCGAGCCGCGGTGGCTGATGATCCACCTGCTGCTGTTGGGCGCGGTGACCCACGCGATCATGGTGTGGAGCCAGTACTTCTCCTACGCGCTGTTGCGCTCCTCGCCGACCGTCGCCGGGCGCCGGCTGCAGAGCTGGCGGCTCGCGCTGTCGAACGGCGGTGCGGTGCTCGTGATCGCCGGCGTGCTCTCGAGTGTGTGGGCGCTCACGCTCGTGGGCGCGGCATCCCTCATCGCCGGGGTCATCTGGCACGGTGCGAGCCTGTACGCCCGGTCGCGAAAGAGCCTGCCGGGCCGGTTCGGGCGCACGATCCGGTACTACATCGCCGCCGCCGCGATCCTGCCGATCGGTGCGGGGCTGGGAGCGTGGCTGGCCCATGACAACAGTTCCGCGAATCTCGTGCTCGCCCACGCGCTGCTGAACGTGCTGGGCTGGATAGGCCTCACCGTCGCGGGCACCCTCGTGACGCTGTGGCCGACGATCCTGCGCACGCGCGCCGACGATCACGCGGCAGTGGGAGCGGCCCGCGCGCTGCCGGTGCTGGGGATCGCGGTGCTCGTGGCTGCCGCCGGAGCCGCGGCCGCCTTTCTGCCGGCTCTGGTGATCGGGCTGATCGGCTACGTCGTGGGCTTGTCGATCATCGGCGTCTCGTTGTGGCGCGCGGCCCGGCAGGCGCCGCCGCGCAGCTTCTCGGCGCTGTCGATCGGCATGGGCGTGCTCTGGTGGATCGGATGCGTCATCTGGCTCATCGTGGCCACGATCATCGCTTTCCATTCCGGCACAGGGTTCGATGCGGTGCAGGATGCCGTGGACCAGATCGTGCCGTTCCTGGCGGCCGGATTCGCCGCCCAGGTGCTGCTGGGCGCGCTCAGCTATCTGATCCCCGTCGTGCTCGGCGGGGGCCCCAGCCCGGTGCGGGTGGGAACGACCGTGTTCGACCGCGGCGGAGCACTGCGCATCGCGGTGGCCAACGCCTCGCTCGTCGTGTGCGCACTACCGGTGTCGAGTCTCATGCGGGTCGTGGCATCCCTTCTCTACTTCATCGCGATGGCGTCGTTCCTTGTGCTGATGCTGCTGGGCATGCGCGCGCAGGGCGCGGCGAAGCGCTCGGGTGCGGCGCTGGCTGAGACGAAGGCGGGCATCGCGTCGGGCGAGCGCCCGCACGGACCGATCACGCCCGAGGGCGACAAGCCGCATCGGGCCGGGCAAGCCGTTGCGGGGCTGCTGGCGGTGGTGCTCGCGGTGGCGGTGACCGCGGCGATGGACCCGATCTCGCTCGGCTGGGGCTCGGCGGCGGCGGGCGATGCGAACGCGCCGGTGAAGGTCGTGCAGGTCGAGGCGACGAGCTACAAATACACGCCGAACGTGATCGAGGTGCCGGCCGGCACCCGGCTGAAGATCGAGCTGACCAACGTCGACACCTCGATGGTGCACGACCTGGTGTTCTCCAACGGCGTGGCCGGGCATCGGCTGTCGCCGGGGGAGAGCGAGACCATCGACGTCGGCGTGATCAGCGGCGACCTCGACGGCTGGTGCTCGATCATCGGGCACAAGCAGGCGGGCATGACCATGACGGTGAAGGTCGCCGGGGCCGCGGCATCCGGTCCTTCACCCTCGGCCTCGCCCACGCATGACATGGGCGACATGGACATGGGCGGAGCCGCCTCGGGTGGCATCGACCTGTCGGCCTCGCCCGGCGAGGGCTTCGAGCCGTACAACGCAACGCTGCCGGCGCTGGAGAAGTCGGACGGCCCGGTCACCCGGCGTGTGACGATGACCGTCACGGACAAGAAGATCGAGGTGGCGCCGGGTGTCACCCAGACGTTGTGGGTATACAACGGCACAGCCCCCGGACCGGTGCTGCACGGGCGGGTGGGCGACACGTTCGTCGTGACTCTGGTCAACGACGGAGACATGGGGCACTCGATCGACTTCCATGCCGGATCTCTCGCGCCCGACGAGCCGATGCGCACTATCGCCCCGGGCGAGAGCCTGACCTACACGTTCACCGCGAACCGCTCGGGCATCTGGATGTATCACTGTTCGACCATGCCGATGACTGCACATATCGCAAACGGAATGTACGGCGCAGTGGTCATCGAGCCTGCTGATCTGCCTGCCGTGGACGAGTCG is drawn from Microbacterium protaetiae and contains these coding sequences:
- a CDS encoding DUF4350 domain-containing protein, producing MSAPATTARRRRVGGWVAIGATLVVVGIIATILAGMGQWTRRDLLDPESTGTDGGRALAHILADRGVDVRVVRDRHALEAALQSAGGTDRTPAEATLVLPDSPLLSDATFEKIADSALDVVIAQPQARAARVLFDAELSGYGTDGPVAPACALPAAQRSGAILPGTLFAPPADGDVTACYTVDQDAALLQRTRAGRTVTLIDATELFTNSTLTANGNAALGVNLLGGRSTLIWYMPSAADADAGDVAPSLGELTPDWVSPVIVLLLLAGVAAAVWRGRRFGPLVAENLPVTVRAAETTDGRARLYARSGDRLHVADRLRIGTLGRLARLLGLGRTTPANEVSDAVADRLGMPRAQVRGILIDDRPGTDRELLALSDRLRDLERRVHQAVRPDTNPPTDSGRTP
- a CDS encoding DUF4129 domain-containing protein, which encodes MIRLPFADDVPPLTPDGDQARQWAEHELSDPAYAAAHPTPIDRIARSVQEFFDRLFNSGVNDAVGLWLGVGVAVVLLALIVVAVIFSGRSRLSRRATPEALDLFGDAETRTAAQLRRAAASAAGAGDYDEAIVLRFRALARGLVERRVIELVPGATVHAFARRAGEVFRSEQAVLDAAAGVFDDVRYLRRAGTADGYGRVARADDAVRDRQLASEPAR
- a CDS encoding glycerophosphoryl diester phosphodiesterase membrane domain-containing protein; its protein translation is MTAYPTWTPASRPGIIPLEPLSFGTVLGRSFSALRRNPRVLLGFALVVQALATLLVIAAVAATAFWAYARLQNVPTTSPDYDTLLAGTVAIGIIVSFVLGLVAAALQTIVQAVVVTDVARGAVAERATLGELWRQVKPVAWRLIGYTLLITLAMLLGVGIVAGVVIGVSTLAPVAGIILTILAVIGAIPLVLWLSTKLLVASPAIVLEHATIRQAIARSWRLSRRRFWPMLGVVVLIQVIFGVAAQVVTLPFTLLGGFIGSVIAPTGDPDTQMIVSLVVSLALPEIVSLLIGSVAAVVQATASSLLYIDARMRKEGLDLDLLAYVERRDAGASELPDPYTQHIGRELVRSPLGYPSYPSQPSGQPPYAQPTYGQQPYGQPPYGQQPPYGQPYPPSGQPPYGQPPYGQPSSTQPPDTQPSPGTQPSAPQPPAPERPQPRYGQYAPPPAPEPPHPAPTQWAPPGRTADPGE
- the mtrA gene encoding MtrAB system response regulator MtrA, yielding MTSRILVVDDDTALAEMIGIVLRTEGFETAFCADGSAAVSAWRSERPDLILLDLMLPGVDGIEICTRIRAESGVPIIMLTARADTADVVRGLESGADDYIVKPFNPKELVARIRTRLRPGAPSPGEVLRIGDLEVDVAAHEVRRGESSIALTPLEFELLVALASKPQQVFSREMLLEQVWGYHYKADTRLVNVHVQRLRAKVELDPDNPKIVTTVRGVGYRAGAIV
- the mtrB gene encoding MtrAB system histidine kinase MtrB; this translates as MPTATVTTSAPPVTWRDWAWWRARAEDLATLWRRSLRFRTVVITLVLTALTIIIACVWMALAIQNDLFESRKTQALTDARRAVDSAQSTLDNAVVQDDPVQVQNLLTSIQGPLSQQSATDMTLAVRIDATPSQLAPPGFRSGGLEENMISPELRKHVRDQGGDEKQWAQSIALPAGDGSARPGIVVGQQIVVPDIGPYELYLAYDLDDAATTLSFVQATLWIVGSALVVLIGAIAWFTLRAVTTPIREAADTSAQLAAGDLGVRLTVRGEDELATLGRSFNAMADSIESQINQLAELSLVQQRFVSDVSHELRTPLTTIRLATDMLNDRRDEFDPTTARAAELLHAQVQRFELLLTDLLEISRYDAGSVQLELEPTSLARLADDVIASMQQLAEQHGSDVRLVAPGGYSPVEMDPRRIRRIVRNLLGNAIEHGEGKPIVVTVDSNQQAVALGVRDFGMGMTEADAERVFDRFWRADPSRKRTIGGTGLGLSIALGDATLHRGTLTVWSRPGHGSNFVLTLPRGPVPVEPGSPIPTDPGDDASSLDDLGLTQPIALHDISNGGRE